Proteins from a single region of Betaproteobacteria bacterium:
- a CDS encoding type II asparaginase has protein sequence MNQHLPIAVVLSTGGTIAGRGGSTMSLSEYKAGSLLGQELVEAVPELEQFARVRVEQICNVGSSNITFAHWRTLAQRIDAIFATEPQVAGVVITHGTSTIEETAYFLDLTVGHDRPVVLVGSQRPPTALSADGPLNLVNAVRVAACRDSRGRGVLVVLNDEINAARDVTKSNTYRLETFRSGELGFLGYVDQDKVVFYRSSDKRHTVRSEFRLDTIGEALPKVEIVYSCVEASTPLIIDALQKAGVRGIVFAATGAGSLSEREKEAVRQAIARSLGTVFVRASRVGNGRVIGRAEFDQLGIVPADNLSPQKARILLMLALARTSDLDELRRIFSQY, from the coding sequence ATGAATCAACATCTCCCCATCGCCGTCGTGCTCTCGACCGGCGGTACGATCGCTGGCCGCGGCGGTTCGACTATGAGCTTGTCGGAATACAAGGCGGGTTCGCTGCTCGGCCAGGAGCTGGTAGAAGCGGTCCCGGAGCTGGAACAGTTCGCACGCGTGCGCGTCGAGCAGATCTGCAATGTCGGCAGCTCGAATATCACGTTCGCGCATTGGCGCACGCTCGCGCAACGCATCGATGCGATATTCGCCACCGAGCCGCAGGTCGCGGGCGTGGTGATCACGCATGGCACCAGCACCATAGAAGAGACCGCGTATTTTCTCGATCTGACCGTCGGGCATGATCGCCCGGTCGTGCTGGTCGGCTCTCAACGTCCTCCCACCGCGTTGAGCGCGGACGGTCCGCTCAATCTCGTCAATGCCGTGCGCGTCGCGGCGTGCCGCGATTCCCGCGGCCGAGGCGTGCTGGTGGTGCTGAACGACGAGATCAACGCCGCACGCGACGTAACGAAGAGCAACACCTACCGGTTGGAGACGTTCCGCTCCGGCGAGCTCGGCTTCCTTGGCTACGTCGATCAGGACAAGGTGGTGTTCTATCGCTCGTCCGACAAGCGGCACACCGTGCGCTCGGAGTTCAGGCTGGACACGATAGGAGAAGCGTTGCCGAAGGTCGAGATCGTCTACTCGTGCGTCGAGGCCAGCACGCCGCTCATCATCGACGCACTGCAGAAGGCCGGCGTGCGAGGCATCGTTTTCGCGGCCACCGGCGCCGGCTCGCTCTCGGAGCGGGAGAAGGAAGCCGTGAGGCAAGCGATCGCGCGCTCACTCGGAACGGTTTTCGTTCGGGCGAGCCGAGTCGGCAACGGGCGTGTCATCGGGCGAGCGGAATTCGATCAGCTCGGTATCGTTCCCGCCGACAACTTGAGCCCGCAGAAAGCCCGCATACTGCTCATGCTTGCGCTCGCACGAACGAGCGACCTGGACGAGCTGAGACGAATCTTCTCGCAGTATTAG
- a CDS encoding tripartite tricarboxylate transporter substrate binding protein, whose product MRSFVHILPLVAAVVAAPSVPAQTSNYPTKPIRIIVPFTPGSATDLLARMYGTKFIDAWGQQVVIDNRSGAGSTIGTAIVAGATPDGHTLLLNSSAFAGSASIYPKLPYDPHKDFIPISLIAANPLLLVVAPSLGVKSVKDLVAMAKSQPGKLTFASSGIGSGTHYGGELFAQTAKISVVHVPYKGTPETITDTVSGRIHYAVPPILAALPLVREGRLIALGVTSPERSALLPDVPTVAAAGVPGYKYEGWFGILAPAKTPVHVVEKIGREVTRIAAMKDIKDRIAAMGGRSWPSTPAEFEHLIRSEIETRGKVFRKAGVKPVS is encoded by the coding sequence ATGCGTTCCTTCGTACATATTTTGCCGCTCGTCGCTGCCGTCGTTGCCGCACCCTCCGTACCGGCTCAAACCTCGAACTATCCCACCAAACCGATCCGCATCATCGTGCCGTTCACGCCGGGGAGCGCGACCGATCTGCTGGCGCGCATGTACGGCACGAAGTTCATCGATGCCTGGGGCCAGCAGGTCGTGATCGACAACCGCTCCGGCGCGGGCAGCACGATCGGCACCGCGATCGTCGCAGGCGCGACGCCCGATGGCCATACGCTACTGCTCAACTCCTCGGCGTTCGCCGGCTCGGCTTCGATCTATCCCAAGCTGCCTTACGATCCGCACAAGGATTTCATTCCGATCTCGCTGATTGCAGCCAATCCGCTGCTGCTGGTAGTTGCCCCGTCGCTCGGCGTCAAATCGGTCAAGGACCTCGTGGCCATGGCGAAAAGTCAGCCCGGCAAACTGACGTTCGCATCCTCCGGCATCGGCAGCGGAACGCACTACGGCGGCGAGTTGTTCGCGCAGACGGCGAAGATCAGCGTGGTGCACGTGCCTTACAAGGGCACGCCCGAGACCATTACCGACACGGTATCGGGGCGCATCCATTACGCGGTGCCGCCGATTCTCGCCGCCTTGCCTCTGGTGCGAGAGGGACGACTGATCGCCTTGGGCGTGACGTCGCCGGAACGCTCCGCGCTGCTGCCGGACGTGCCCACGGTCGCCGCGGCCGGGGTGCCGGGGTACAAGTACGAGGGCTGGTTCGGTATCCTCGCCCCGGCCAAGACGCCGGTCCACGTGGTGGAAAAGATCGGCCGCGAAGTCACCCGCATCGCCGCGATGAAGGATATCAAGGACAGGATCGCTGCGATGGGCGGGCGCTCCTGGCCCAGCACGCCGGCGGAATTCGAGCACCTCATCCGCAGCGAGATCGAAACGCGCGGCAAGGTGTTCAGGAAAGCCGGCGTGAAGCCGGTCTCGTGA
- a CDS encoding 2-dehydropantoate 2-reductase, with the protein MQTMAGITTGITERAMRIAVIGSGGVGGAFGAALAQAGADVTFLARGAHLEAMRANGLRVVSPRGDRHVHPCKATDDPAAIGVVDVVLFCVKLWDVESAGAAIKSLVGPDTAVIPLQNGIDAAERLIPILGSDAIMGGVAQISATIDQPGVIRQTGTFMKIVFGELDGRASERATAFQSMCQKAGFDVTLTDAIQTALWEKFVLLAVNSSVVSLIRLPFGKLSEDADVRALFSASFAEVIALGRALGVKLPPDMQARMEKATHNFPPAMMPSMAVDLLRGNRLELPWLGGKVVALGKQLGMPTPVFSVMYAALKLHANGAPN; encoded by the coding sequence ATGCAGACCATGGCCGGCATCACAACCGGCATCACGGAGAGAGCAATGCGTATTGCAGTCATCGGTAGCGGCGGGGTGGGCGGCGCGTTCGGCGCGGCGCTGGCGCAGGCAGGGGCGGACGTGACCTTCCTCGCGCGCGGGGCGCATCTGGAAGCGATGCGAGCCAACGGGCTGCGGGTTGTAAGCCCGCGCGGGGATAGGCACGTCCATCCGTGCAAAGCAACCGATGACCCCGCCGCAATCGGCGTCGTGGACGTGGTGCTCTTCTGCGTGAAGCTTTGGGACGTCGAAAGCGCCGGCGCGGCGATCAAGAGCCTGGTCGGACCGGATACAGCGGTGATTCCGTTGCAGAACGGCATCGATGCGGCCGAGCGCCTGATTCCCATTCTGGGCAGCGACGCGATCATGGGCGGCGTGGCGCAGATCAGCGCGACCATCGATCAGCCCGGCGTCATCCGCCAGACCGGCACGTTCATGAAGATCGTGTTCGGCGAGCTGGACGGACGCGCGAGCGAGCGCGCAACGGCGTTTCAATCGATGTGTCAGAAGGCCGGCTTCGACGTGACGCTCACCGACGCGATCCAGACGGCGCTGTGGGAAAAATTCGTCCTGCTCGCGGTGAACAGCTCGGTGGTGTCGCTGATCCGGTTGCCGTTCGGCAAGCTGTCCGAGGATGCGGATGTGAGGGCGTTGTTCAGCGCGAGCTTCGCCGAGGTCATCGCGCTGGGTCGTGCGCTGGGCGTGAAACTGCCGCCCGACATGCAGGCCCGGATGGAAAAGGCAACGCACAATTTTCCGCCGGCGATGATGCCCTCGATGGCGGTCGACCTGCTGCGCGGCAACCGCCTCGAATTGCCGTGGCTCGGCGGCAAGGTGGTAGCCCTGGGCAAGCAGCTGGGGATGCCGACCCCGGTGTTCTCGGTGATGTACGCTGCGCTGAAGCTGCATGCGAACGGGGCGCCGAACTAG